From the genome of Leguminivora glycinivorella isolate SPB_JAAS2020 chromosome Z, LegGlyc_1.1, whole genome shotgun sequence, one region includes:
- the LOC125240424 gene encoding protein EGT2-like, whose translation MRNKEIGACALGAAAAAPAYRPARPSTDLYTIFDPIFGVVTPSRYMKSMADFAFRARRHQENGTTSSGADVRPTQAMLANFSVDGGSSSIDPQAEGFTGNNGAGSTSPAALARRDLVDNTTDAGSTSTSTVALARGDQVDNRSRSDTASTSTAALARRDLVDNTTDTGSTMSTSAAALVRGDQVDNTNSSTYTESTSTAALARGDQVNNTSRTGAGSTSPAALARRDLVDNTTAIGSTMSTSTAAQACGDRVDNNTDVGSTSTAKDILSAPK comes from the exons atgcgaAATAAGGAAATAG GAGCGTGCGCGctgggcgcggcggcggcggcgccggcgtACCGGCCGGCGCGGCCCTCCACCGACCTCTACACCATCTTCGACCCCATATTCGGCGTGGTCACTCCCTCTCGCTACATGAAGAGCATGGCAGATTTTGCCTTCAG GGCTCGGCGGCACCAAGAGAACGGGACAACGAGCAGCGGCGCGGATGTGCGGCCCACGCAAGCGATGCTCGCCAACTTCTCCGTGGATGGTGGTTCCAGCAGCATCGACCCGCAAGCGGAGGGGTTTACCGGCAACAACGGCGCTGGGTCCACATCTCCTGCGGCACTGGCCCGCCGTGATCTGGTCGACAACACGACCGACGCCGGGTCGACATCGACGTCTACTGTGGCACTGGCCCGCGGTGATCAGGTTGACAATAGGAGCAGGAGCGACACTGCATCTACATCTACAGCGGCACTGGCCCGCCGTGATCTGGTCGACAACACCACCGACACCGGGTCGACAATGTCGACGTCTGCTGCCGCACTGGTCCGCGGTGATCAGGTCGACAATACTAATAGTAGTACCTACACTGAGTCTACATCTACAGCAGCGCTGGCCCGCGGTGATCAAGTCAACAACACGAGCAGGACCGGCGCTGGGTCTACATCTCCTGCGGCACTGGCCCGCCGTGATCTGGTCGACAATACGACCGCCATCGGGTCGACAATGTCGACGTCTACAGCCGCACAAGCTTGCGGGGATCGGGTCGACAATAACACCGACGTTGGCTCGACGTCTACAGCGAAAGATATTTTATCTGCAccgaaataa